CGCCCTCCAGGGGAGATGTGGCGGTGAGGTTGATGTGGTCGCTGATCAATACGGGTGTGCCGGGCTTCCAGTCCTCATTGAGTCCCCCGCAACCATTGGTGAGGACCAGTGTCTTGCACCCCGCGGCTGCTGCTGTCCGAACGCCGTGGACGACGGAACGGACGCCCCGGCCCTCGTAATAGTGCGTCCGCGCGCCCAGGACCAGTGCGCGCTTGCCCTCGGTGGTGAGGACCGAACGGATGGTGCCCACATGGCCAACCACAGCGGGCTTGTGGAAGCCCGGAACCTCCGAGGCATTCAACGTGGCGGTGGTCTCGCCGATCAGGTTGGCGGCCTCAGCCCAACCGGAGCCCAAAACCAGGGCGACGTCGTGGGACTCGACGCCGGTCTCGGACGCGATGTAGTCGGCGGCGGCTTTGGCGGCTTCGAAGGGGTCTGTGTTCATCAGCTCAGTGTTACTCACTGGTACAAGCTACCTTGCGCGCGCGCCAATCCGGTAGGGACGCGTCCGGCCTCATCCGGGGCTGCCATGGAGGGTGAGGCAGGGCTGACTGGCAGCATGGGCATGGATACGCGAGAATTGGGAATTGTGACCACCCAAGTTGATTTCAGTTCCCCCCGAATCGCGATCCTGGGAGGTGGTCCCGGCGGATACGAAGCTGCCATGGTGGCTGCCTCCCTCGGTGCGAAAGTCACCATCATCGAGCGGGCCGGCCTCGGCGGCTCCGCGGTGCTGACCGACGTCGTGCCCTCCAAGACCCTCATCGCCACCGCAGACCTGATGACGCGCGTCAGCGAAGCCGATGAGCTGGGCGTCAAGTTTGACGATTCCGCGTCCAAGCCCCATGCAGACCTCAAACACATCAATGACCGCGTCCTCAACCTTGCGCGGGGCCAGTCCAACGACATCCGCGCAGGCCTCGAGCGCCTGGGCGTTGACATCGTCATCGGATCCGGAAAGCTGCTGGACAACAACACCATTGAGGTCCTCACCCTTGAGGGCACGCGCACTATCGACGCAGACGCCATCCTCCTGGCCGTCGGCGCCCACCCCCGCGAACTTCCAACGGCAAAGCCCGACGGCGAGCGCATCCTGAACTGGGCGCAGATCTACAACCTGGACGAACTCCCCGAGGAACTGATCGTGGTGGGTTCCGGTGTCACGGGCGCCGAGTTCGCGTCTGCCTACAACGGCCTGGGTTCCAAAGTCACGCTGATCTCCAGCCGCGACCAGGTCCTCCCGGGCGAGGACACCGATGCCGCCAAGCTCCTTGAAGGTGTTTTTGAACGTCGCGGCGTGCGCGTTCTGTCCCGTTCCCGCGCCAACGCGGTTGAGCGGACGGACGACGGCGTGAAGGTCACCTTGGGTGACGGATCGGAAGTGACAGGCTCCCACTGCCTGGTGTGTGTTGGTTCCATTCCAAACACCGCAGGGATCGGTCTGGAAGAAGCCGGCGTGGCCGTGACGGAGTCCGGGCATATCAAGGTTGACGGTGTTTCCCGCACCACCGCCCCCAATATCTACGCTGCCGGCGACTGCACGGGTGTTTTCGCTTTGGCTTCCGTCGCCGCAATGCAGGGCAGGATCGCCATTGCCCACTTCATGGGTGACGGCGTGAAGCCCCTCAAACTCAACCAGGTGGCTTCCAACATCTTCACGTCCCCGGAGATCGCCTCCGTGGGTGTGTCCGAGGCGGATCTTGCGTCCGGCAAGTACCAGGGCGATGTTGTGATGTTGTCCCTGCTGAGCAATGCACGTGCCAAGATGCGCAACACCAAGGATGGCTTCGTCAAGATCATCGCCCGCAAGGGTTCCGGCACTGTCATTGGCGGCGTCGTGGTGGGGCCGAACGCCTCCGAGCTGATTTTCCCGATCTCCGTGGCCGTGGCGCAGAAGCTCCACGTGGACGACGTCGCCAGCACTTTCACGGTGTACCCGTCGCTGACCGGATCCATCTCGGAAGCCGCCCGGCGCCTGCACGTACACATGTAGCCGGCGGCGGGCCAGGCTCAGGCAGCCGCCGCCTGGAAGTGCTTCTCGATGAGTCCCTTGATGTCATCGTGGCAGCCGCCGCATCCGGTTCCGGCACGGGTGGCCTTGGAAACCTCGGCCACGGTGGAGCACCCGTCCTCCACGGAATCCCCGATGCTGGCTGCGCTTACTCCTGCACACCGGCACACCGTGCGTTGGGGGTCGTTGCTGGTGGTGGCCCCGGCGTCCAGCTGGTCAGGTCCATCCAGGCGCAGCAGCAGCGAGCGGTCCGCCGGGAGTTCCGAGGCACGCTCGAAAAGCACCACCAGCTCGGCCGCGGTCCGGGGCATTCCGACGGCGACGAGCCCTTCCAGCACTCCGCCGCGGGTGGTCATCTTGACGTAGCGTCCGTGTTCGGGATCCGCCCACTGGGAAACTTGCCGGCGGGCGCGTCCCGCCACGGCCCCGGCTTCGAGGAGTTCGTCATCCCAGGGATCGGCCTGGTTGTCTCCGGCCAGGGCCAGGTTGATGCCCCGGGCTTTCAGGACAATAACACCCGGCTTCTCGGTGGCGAGCGGTTCAAGGGCATCGGCTGCCTCCTGGCCGTCGCGTGCCAGGACCAGCAGGTAGTCGGCCAACCACTCGGCCTGGCGCCACCCCGGTCCCACCAGGCCGGAAGGACCGCCGGCTGTCCGGCACTCAACGCAGGAAGCATCAGGGCAGCGCACTTCCGCGCAGTCGCCGATGGCGAACATGTGGGGTTCGTGATACGTGCGCAGGTGGTGGTCAACCAGGATTCCCGTGCCGACCGGAAGGCCGCAGCCCTCGGCCAGCCCGATGCGCGGACGGACGCCGCAGGACAAAACCAGGAGGTCGCCGTCGATCGCGGAGCCGTCGTCCAGGAGCAAGGCTGAGAACGAACCGTCAGGACCAGACGTTTCCACTGCGGTGGAGCGGGCATTGCCGGCCATGCGGACGCCGCTGGCCCGCAGGCTGTTGGTCAGGACCGATCCGCTGCCGCGGTCGATGCTGCGGCCCAGGGGGAAGGGGCCGTTGTGCACCACCGTGGCCTGCGCCCCTTCTTCCGAGGCAGCGAGGGCCGTCTCCAGGCCGAGCACGCCGCCGCCGAGGACTACCACCCGCTTGCGTCCGGCTACAGCTTCGCGCAGGACGGCGGCGTCATTGAGGTCCCGGAGGGTGATCACGCCCGGGGGCAGCACCGGCCCGGCAGGATCCGGGTTCAAGCCCGTCAGGTTGGGGATGACGGGCCGTGATCCTGTCGCGAAGATCAACCGGTCATAGTGTTCGGCGGAGCCGTCCGACAGCACGACGTGCTGCCGGGCCCGGTCGATCCGGCGGACCTTGGTGCCCAGGCGGACCTGAACCCCGGCAGCCTCCAGCTCCGCGGCGTCGGCCATTGCCAGTGCCTCCACTGAAGTACGCCCCACGCCCAGTTCAGCCACCATCACGCGGTTGTAGGCAGCTTCGGCCTCCTGCCCAACAACCAGCAGTTGCACCAGGCCGGAGCGGACGGCAGGAACCAGTTCTTCCACCAACCTCGCGGCCACGGGGCCGAATCCAACAACAACAATGCGCTCGCTCATGAAGCCTCCTTGGAGTGCAAGGGCAGTCCCGCATCCGCAAGGACCGCGGGAACCGGGGTGGACGCTGCCCGCCGGACCCATACCCGGCTGGTCTTGAATTCCGGCATGCCGGAGATGGGGTCGCTCGCGGCCTCCGTGAGCCGGTTGGCGTTCTCCTGGCCGGGGAAGTGGAACGGCAGGAACACGGTGTCGGGCCGCACGGCGTTGCTCAGTTCGGCGCGGCACAGCACTTCGCCGCGCTCGTTGGTCACGGTGGCGTAGTCGCCGTCGGTGATCCCGCGTGAAGCAGCCGTAGCAGGATGGATCAGCAGCCGGACCTGGGGTTGGGCGGCCAACAGCTCCGCAACGCGGCGGGTCTGGGCGCCGGACTGGTAGTGCTCCAGGAGGCGGCCGGTTGCCAGGGCCAGCGAGTCATCAGCAAACGAGCGAACGGCCCGTTTGGACGGAGTTACCGGGACCATCACGGCCCGGCCATCCGCATGGGCAAAACCGTCGGTGAACAGCCGGGGCGTGCCATTGCTGCCCACGGGGTAGGGCCAGTACGCAGCCTCGCCGCGGTCCAGCATGGCGTAGTCGATCCCGGAGTAGTCGGCCAGCCCGCCGGCAGAGGCCTGGCGGAGTTCGCTAAACACCGTCCCGGGGTCGTCGCTGAACGTTGAAGGAGCCTGAAGCAATTCCGCGAGCCTTGCCATGAGCCACAGCTCGCTGCGGACGCCCGGGGGAGGGGTCAGCGCGCGCCGGCGCCGGATGACCCGCCCCTCGAGGTTGGTCAGGGTGCCTTCTTCTTCCGCCCACTGGGTCACGGGAAGCACCAGATCGGCTTCCAAAGCCGTCTCCGACATGAAGAAATCGCACACTACCAGGAAGTCGAGGGCACGCAGCCCGGCAGTGACGGCATTGGTGTCCGGCGCCGAAACCACCACGTTGGCGCCATGCACAAAAAGGCACCGGACGCCGTCGGGCTTTCCCAGCGATTTAAGAAGTTCGACGGCGGGCAGGCCGGGTCCGGGGATCAGCGACTCATCGATGCCCCACACCCGGGCGACGTGGGCGCGGGCGGCGGGGTCGGTGATTTTGCGGTAGCCGGGGAGCTGGTCTGCCTTCTGGCCGTGTTCCCGGCCCCCCTGGCCGTTGCCCTGCCCGGTGAGGGTGCCGTAGCCGCTGCGGGCCGAGCCGGGCAGGCCCAACAGCAGGCTGAGGTTGATGGCGGCCGTGGCGGTGTCAGTACCGTCGACGTGCTGTTCCACGCCCCGGCCGCTGAGGATGTAGCTGCCCCCGGCACGTGCGCCCTGCGCCAGCCGCCGGGCGGTTTCGCGGATGAGGTTGGCCGGAACTCCGGTGATCGTTTGGACGCGCTCCGGCCAGAAAGCGTTCAAGCTGCGCACCACGGAGGCGTAGCCGGAGGTCTTCTCCTCCACAAAGGCCGAATCCACCAGGCCTTCATGGACCACCACGTGGCTGATGCCCAAAAGGAGGGCCAAATCGGTACCGGGCGTCGGCTGCAAATGGAGGCCGCCGCCGTCGGACGTGAACGCGGCAGTCGCCGAGCGGCGGGGGTCCACCACAATCAGGCCGCCCGCGTCCCGTGCACCCTGGAGGTGCTGGACGAACGGAGGCATGGTTTCGGCGACGTTGGAGCCGAGCATCAGGATGACCGACGCGGAATCAAGGTCGGCCACCGGGAACGGCAGCCCCCGGTCTACGCCGAAGGCGCGGTTCCCGGCAGCCGCTGCGGAGGACATGCAGAACCGACCGTTGTAGTCGATCCGTGAGGTGCGGAGGGCCAGCCGGGCGAACTTGCCCAGCATGTAGGCCTTCTCGTTGGTGAGGCCGCCCCCGCCGAAGACTCCTACGGCGTCGTTCCCGTACTGCCGCTGCGTATCCTTCACGGCAGCCACGGTCAGCGCCAGGGCCTGCTCCCAGGAGATGGGCTGGTGGACGCCGTCGGACCCTTTCAGCAGCGGTTCCGTGACCCTGCCGTTGTGGTTCAACAACGACGCCGACGTCCAGCCTTTGCGGCACAGCCCCCCACGGTTGGTGGGAAAGTCGCGTCCGGAAACGTCAAGGGGCGCGGTGGGCTTGGCAGGCTCTGCGGCGGGTGCGGGCGCTGCCCCCGCCCCGTGGTCCGGGGCAGGAGTCAGCGTCATGGCGCACTGGAGCGCGCAGTAGGGGCAGTGGGTATCGGCGCCGTTGGGCATCTAGATGTGTCCGATCATGTTGCGCTTCCGGGCGGGACGGATGTAGCAGGCCCAGCACACGGTGAGCATCAGGACGTACGCTGCGACGAATCCGTAGAAAGCCGGGGTGTAGGAACCGGAGGCGGTGTTGGAGGCATTGAGCACCTGGGGGATCACGAATCCGCCGTAGGCGCCGATCGCGGAGATCAGGCCCAGGGACGAGGCCGCGAGCCGGGCGGTTTCAGCGCTGCCGGCGCCGGAGCGGGCGGCCCGGCTGGAGGTCGCGAAGATGACCGGGATCATCCGGTAGGTGGCACCGTTTCCGAAACCGCTGGAGACGAAGAGCAGGAGGAACAGGCCCAGGAAGAGCCAGAAGTTCTTCAGCGGCAGCGTCCAGATCATGGTGAGCGTGATGACGGCCATGGATGCGAAGGCCGTGATGCTCATCCGGGCTCCACCCATCCGGTCGGCCATCCGGCCGCCGTAGGGACGGGCCAGGGAACCGACCAGCGGGCCGAGGAACGCCAGGGAGAGCGCCACCGCTCCGACGTGGATGGAGGAAAACTCCGGGAAGTAGTCCTTGATGAGCTTGGGGAAGACGCCTGCGAAGCCGATGAACGAACCGAAGGTGCCGATGTAGAGGAACGCCATGATCCACAGATGCGGTTCCTTCAGCGCCGCAACGGATCCGGCGATGTCCCCCTTGGCGCTGGTGAGGTTGTCCATGTACTTCCATGCACCGAACGCCGCGACCAGGATCAGCGGGATCCAGATGAGGCCGGCCATGGGGAGGTTGACGGTTCCGGCGGCCAGTACCGTGACGGCGATGGGAACAACCAACTGCGCGACGGCGGCACCCAGGTTTCCGCCGGCGGCGTTCAGGCCCAGCGCCCAGCCCTTCTCGCGGGCGGGGTAGAAGAAGGTGATGTTCGCCATCGAGCTGGCGAAGTTGCCGCCACCGAAGCCTGCGAGGGCTGCCACGAGGAGCATGACTCCGAACGGCGTTTCCGGGTTGGAGACGCACATGGCCAGGCCCGAGGCGGGGATGAGGAGGAGCAGGGCTGAAACGATGGTCCAGTTCCGTCCGCCGAACTTGGGAACCATGAACGTGTAGGGGATGCGGAGGGTGGCTCCTACCAGGCTGGGGATGGAGATGAGCCAGAAGATCTGGTTGGTGTCGAAAGCGAAGCCGGCGGCGGGAAGCTGGACGACCACGATCGACCAGAGCTGCCAGACAACAAAGCCGAGGAATTCGGCGAAGATGGACCAGTACAGGTTGCGCTTGGCGATGGACCGGCCTGCGGCCTCCCACTGCTCCTTGTTCTCGGCATCCCAGTTGGCGATCCAGCGGCCGGGGCGGTGTTCAAGGGCGGGGGTGGTGGTAGCAGTGGACTGGTGGGGTGCCAGTTCTGCGGTGCGGTCAACAGTCACGGGAGTGCCTCCTTGGTGGGGGACGTTGTACTTCCAAGGTAGGTTTCGCGCATTTCGCGGACCGTCGCCCTTTGTAAACGTGCTGTGACATTTCCCTATCTGCGGCATCACGGATGCGTGAGACGATGGTGAGGTTGTGGCGCGGCCCACAGGGTGAGATTTTCCTGCCTGTCCGAATGGCGGACGTGATTGTCCAGTCGATGGACTGCGGGAACTATTATTGAACTCTCAAATACGCCTTCGCCGGCAGCCCGCCTGGTGCGTGGCCGGCGTGAACGAAAGCTGCATTTACATGTCTTCCACCGCTACATCCCAGGGAAGCGGGTCCACTGCACCGGTGAACTCGCGGGGACGGGTGATCGTTGCCAGCCTCATCGGCACGACCATCGAGTTCTACGACTTCTACGTCTACGCCACAGCCGCAGTGCTGGTCTTCCCCAGCCTGTTCTTCCCGAACCTGAATGCCACCACTCAGCTCCTGAGCTCCTTTGCCGTCTTTGGCGTGGCCTTCGTAGCGCGTCCCCTCGGCTCCATCGTGTTCGGCCACTTCGGTGACAAGTTCGGCCGCAAGGGAACACTCGTGGCGTCCCTGCTCACCATGGGCATCGCCACGTTCCTGATCGGTTGCCTCCCCACCGCCGAAGTCCCCGGGTGGACCATCCTGGCTCCGGCGCTGCTGGTGGTCATGCGCTTCGCGCAAGGCCTTGCGCTGGGCGGAGAGTGGAGCGGCGCCGCCCTGCTGGCCACCGAG
The Paenarthrobacter ureafaciens genome window above contains:
- a CDS encoding purine-nucleoside phosphorylase, giving the protein MNTDPFEAAKAAADYIASETGVESHDVALVLGSGWAEAANLIGETTATLNASEVPGFHKPAVVGHVGTIRSVLTTEGKRALVLGARTHYYEGRGVRSVVHGVRTAAAAGCKTLVLTNGCGGLNEDWKPGTPVLISDHINLTATSPLEGATFVDLTDLYSARLRDLAREVDPSLQEGVYAQFTGPHYETPAEVQYAKRIGADLVGMSTALEAIAGRHAGMEVFGISLVTNLAAGISPVPLSHAEVLEAGEAAGKRISTLLAGIIAKL
- a CDS encoding NAD(P)H-quinone dehydrogenase; translation: MTTQVDFSSPRIAILGGGPGGYEAAMVAASLGAKVTIIERAGLGGSAVLTDVVPSKTLIATADLMTRVSEADELGVKFDDSASKPHADLKHINDRVLNLARGQSNDIRAGLERLGVDIVIGSGKLLDNNTIEVLTLEGTRTIDADAILLAVGAHPRELPTAKPDGERILNWAQIYNLDELPEELIVVGSGVTGAEFASAYNGLGSKVTLISSRDQVLPGEDTDAAKLLEGVFERRGVRVLSRSRANAVERTDDGVKVTLGDGSEVTGSHCLVCVGSIPNTAGIGLEEAGVAVTESGHIKVDGVSRTTAPNIYAAGDCTGVFALASVAAMQGRIAIAHFMGDGVKPLKLNQVASNIFTSPEIASVGVSEADLASGKYQGDVVMLSLLSNARAKMRNTKDGFVKIIARKGSGTVIGGVVVGPNASELIFPISVAVAQKLHVDDVASTFTVYPSLTGSISEAARRLHVHM
- a CDS encoding FAD-dependent oxidoreductase gives rise to the protein MSERIVVVGFGPVAARLVEELVPAVRSGLVQLLVVGQEAEAAYNRVMVAELGVGRTSVEALAMADAAELEAAGVQVRLGTKVRRIDRARQHVVLSDGSAEHYDRLIFATGSRPVIPNLTGLNPDPAGPVLPPGVITLRDLNDAAVLREAVAGRKRVVVLGGGVLGLETALAASEEGAQATVVHNGPFPLGRSIDRGSGSVLTNSLRASGVRMAGNARSTAVETSGPDGSFSALLLDDGSAIDGDLLVLSCGVRPRIGLAEGCGLPVGTGILVDHHLRTYHEPHMFAIGDCAEVRCPDASCVECRTAGGPSGLVGPGWRQAEWLADYLLVLARDGQEAADALEPLATEKPGVIVLKARGINLALAGDNQADPWDDELLEAGAVAGRARRQVSQWADPEHGRYVKMTTRGGVLEGLVAVGMPRTAAELVVLFERASELPADRSLLLRLDGPDQLDAGATTSNDPQRTVCRCAGVSAASIGDSVEDGCSTVAEVSKATRAGTGCGGCHDDIKGLIEKHFQAAAA
- a CDS encoding molybdopterin oxidoreductase family protein; this encodes MPNGADTHCPYCALQCAMTLTPAPDHGAGAAPAPAAEPAKPTAPLDVSGRDFPTNRGGLCRKGWTSASLLNHNGRVTEPLLKGSDGVHQPISWEQALALTVAAVKDTQRQYGNDAVGVFGGGGLTNEKAYMLGKFARLALRTSRIDYNGRFCMSSAAAAGNRAFGVDRGLPFPVADLDSASVILMLGSNVAETMPPFVQHLQGARDAGGLIVVDPRRSATAAFTSDGGGLHLQPTPGTDLALLLGISHVVVHEGLVDSAFVEEKTSGYASVVRSLNAFWPERVQTITGVPANLIRETARRLAQGARAGGSYILSGRGVEQHVDGTDTATAAINLSLLLGLPGSARSGYGTLTGQGNGQGGREHGQKADQLPGYRKITDPAARAHVARVWGIDESLIPGPGLPAVELLKSLGKPDGVRCLFVHGANVVVSAPDTNAVTAGLRALDFLVVCDFFMSETALEADLVLPVTQWAEEEGTLTNLEGRVIRRRRALTPPPGVRSELWLMARLAELLQAPSTFSDDPGTVFSELRQASAGGLADYSGIDYAMLDRGEAAYWPYPVGSNGTPRLFTDGFAHADGRAVMVPVTPSKRAVRSFADDSLALATGRLLEHYQSGAQTRRVAELLAAQPQVRLLIHPATAASRGITDGDYATVTNERGEVLCRAELSNAVRPDTVFLPFHFPGQENANRLTEAASDPISGMPEFKTSRVWVRRAASTPVPAVLADAGLPLHSKEAS
- a CDS encoding MFS transporter encodes the protein MTVDRTAELAPHQSTATTTPALEHRPGRWIANWDAENKEQWEAAGRSIAKRNLYWSIFAEFLGFVVWQLWSIVVVQLPAAGFAFDTNQIFWLISIPSLVGATLRIPYTFMVPKFGGRNWTIVSALLLLIPASGLAMCVSNPETPFGVMLLVAALAGFGGGNFASSMANITFFYPAREKGWALGLNAAGGNLGAAVAQLVVPIAVTVLAAGTVNLPMAGLIWIPLILVAAFGAWKYMDNLTSAKGDIAGSVAALKEPHLWIMAFLYIGTFGSFIGFAGVFPKLIKDYFPEFSSIHVGAVALSLAFLGPLVGSLARPYGGRMADRMGGARMSITAFASMAVITLTMIWTLPLKNFWLFLGLFLLLFVSSGFGNGATYRMIPVIFATSSRAARSGAGSAETARLAASSLGLISAIGAYGGFVIPQVLNASNTASGSYTPAFYGFVAAYVLMLTVCWACYIRPARKRNMIGHI